The following nucleotide sequence is from Candidatus Caldatribacterium sp..
TGCGGAGTAATTCTCCCTTGGTGATTCTATCAATCTGCTTGAGTGTTTCGCCGATGGCGATGAGTTGCATGCAGATACTATCCAGCTTTTCAATTCCTGCATCGTCTTTGAGAAAATCGTCCCCTGACTGGAAAGGCTCAACCCTCCTTAGAATCTGTTCTGTCGACCAGAGGACTTTGCGGAGGAGCGCAAGGAGTAGCTCCCGATCATACATAGAGGGATTCATTCTCCACCCGTTTGCGGAGCAGGGCATCCATGTTCTTCCGGAGCCGGAGCACGTCGACTTTTCTTCCCAGGGCGTTTGTCAACTTCTCTTCCAGCCTGGAGATTTTGAAGAGATCGGGTTCCTCCATTTCCACCACGATGTCGATATCGCTCTGTTCGTTGTTCTCGCCGCGTGCAAAGCTCCCAAAAAGCCCAATACGCCGGAGCTGGAA
It contains:
- a CDS encoding nucleotidyltransferase domain-containing protein; this translates as MRREDVLAFLQAHKEELMREFQLRRIGLFGSFARGENNEQSDIDIVVEMEEPDLFKISRLEEKLTNALGRKVDVLRLRKNMDALLRKRVENESLYV
- a CDS encoding antitoxin gives rise to the protein MYDRELLLALLRKVLWSTEQILRRVEPFQSGDDFLKDDAGIEKLDSICMQLIAIGETLKQIDRITKGELLRNYPEVDWKGAKGMRENKMLLLVFLLRALGCRTTGLRSEVWGRTRRRDL